In the Theobroma cacao cultivar B97-61/B2 chromosome 1, Criollo_cocoa_genome_V2, whole genome shotgun sequence genome, one interval contains:
- the LOC18610656 gene encoding catalase isozyme 2 has translation MDPYKYRPSSAFNSPFWTTNSGAPVYNNNSSLSVGARGPILLEDYHLVEKLANFDRERIPERVVHARGASAKGFFEVTHDISHLTCADFLRAPGVQTPVIVRFSTVIHERGSPETLRDPRGFAVKFYTREGNFDLVGNNFPVFFIRDGMKFPDMVHALKPNPKSHIQENWRILDFFSHHPESLHMFTFLFDDVGVPQDYRHMDGSGVHTYTLINKAGKAQYVKFHWRPTCGVKCLLDDEAIRVGGSNHSHATQDLYDSIAAGNYPEWKLFIQTMDPAHEDRFDFDPLDVTKTWPEDIFPLQPVGRLVLNKNIDNFFAENEQLAFCPSIIVPGLYYSDDKLLQTRIFSYSDTQRHRLGPNYLQLPANAPKCAHHNNHHEGFMNFMHRDEEVNYFPSRFDPVRHAEKYPIPTAICSGKREKCIIDKENNFQQPGERYRSFAPDRQERFIYRWVDALSDPRVTYEIRSIWISYWSKADKSLGQKLASRLSVRPSI, from the exons ATGGATCCTTACAAG TATCGTCCCTCAAGTGCCTTTAATTCTCCATTCTGGACCACCAATTCTGGGGCTCCAGTTTATAACAACAACTCATCACTCAGTGTCGGGGCAAGAG GTCCAATTCTCCTCGAGGATTATCATTTGGTGGAAAAGCTTGCTAACTTCGATAGAGAACGCATTCCAGAACGTGTTGTTCATGCTAGAGGAGCTAGTGCCAAAGGGTTCTTTGAGGTCACTCATGATATATCTCATCTCACCTGTGCTGATTTCCTTCGGGCACCTGGAGTTCAGACCCCTGTCATTGTTAGATTTTCCACTGTTATTCATGAACGTGGTAGTCCTGAAACTTTGAGAGACCCTCGGGGTTTTGCTGTGAAATTTTACACTCGAGAG GGTAACTTCGATCTAGTGGGGAACAATTTCCCTGTCTTTTTCATCCGTGACGGAATGAAGTTCCCTGATATGGTCCATGCACTCAAACCGAACCCAAAGTCCCACATTCAGGAAAACTGGAGGATTCTGGACTTCTTTTCGCACCACCCAGAAAGCTTGCACATGTTCACCTTCCTCTTTGATGATGTGGGTGTTCCACAGGATTACAGGCACATGGATGGCTCTGGTGTTCACACCTACACTCTAATCAATAAGGCTGGGAAGGCACAGTACGTGAAATTCCACTGGAGACCAACTTGTGGGGTGAAATGTCTGTTGGACGATGAGGCCATAAGAGTTGGTGGATCCAATCACAGTCATGCCACACAAGATCTCTATGACTCAATTGCAGCTGGAAACTACCCTGAGTGGAAGCTCTTCATTCAGACAATGGATCCTGCTCACGAGGACAGGTTTGATTTTGACCCACTTGATGTAACCAAAACCTGGCCAGAGGACATCTTCCCATTGCAGCCAGTGGGTCGCTTGGTGTTAAACAAGAACATTGATAACTTCTTTGCGGAGAACGAGCAGTTAGCCTTCTGCCCTTCCATCATTGTCCCGGGTCTCTATTATTCAGATGATAAGCTGCTCCAAACTAGAATCTTCTCCTATTCCGACACTCAGAGGCACCGTCTTGGACCGAATTATCTGCAGCTTCCAGCAAATGCTCCCAAATGTGCTCATCACAATAATCACCATGAGGGTTTTATGAATTTCATGCATAGGGACGAGGAG GTGAACTACTTCCCTTCGAGGTTTGATCCTGTGCGCCATGCTGAGAAGTACCCTATTCCTACTGCCATTTGCAGCGGCAAGAGAGAAAAG TGCATTATCGACAAGGAGAACAACTTTCAGCAGCCTGGGGAGAGATACCGCTCCTTTGCACCTGACAG GCAAGAACGCTTTATTTACCGCTGGGTTGATGCCTTGTCTGATCCAAGGGTCACATATGAGATCCGCAGCATTTGGATCTCATACTGGTCTAAG GCCGACAAATCTTTGGGTCAGAAGCTTGCATCTCGCCTCAGCGTCAGACCAAGCATTTGA
- the LOC18610657 gene encoding uncharacterized protein LOC18610657 isoform X2, whose product MTKPTGTAQEEFSAEEEEQQESSEEVDSLQVAQGARERSAGQINETYETQSEKGDDGDNVNIQGGGDQHPMSQSETESCDETEGSKRDDVKGQGGDDQDQGGAGASRFLLIGQKRGRAGDPTHVASSSELKPRKKGELELPGCPPMCYVIVVVVFYFKL is encoded by the exons ATGACCAAACCCACAGGAACCGCCCAAGAGGAATTCTCCGCAGAGGAGGAGGAGCAGCAAGAATCGTCTGAGGAGGTAGACAGCCTTCAAGTCGCGCAGGGTGCCCGAGAGAGGAGTGCAGGGCAGATCAATGAGACCTACGAGACTCAATCCGAGAAAGGTGATGACGGAGACAATGTGAACATTCAGGGTGGTGGTGATCAACACCCAATGAGCCAGAGTGAAACCGAGAGTTGTGATGAGACGGAGGGAAGTAAACGAGACGATGTGAAGGGCCAGGGCGGTGATGATCAGGATCAGGGTGGTGCTGGGGCGAGTAGATTTTTACTTATTGGCCAAAAAAGAGGAAGAGCCGGTGATCCTACTCATGTTGCCTCCAGCAGTGAGttgaaaccaaggaagaaagGGGAACTGGAACTTCCCGGTTGCCCCCCTATGTGTTAC GtgattgttgttgttgttttttactttaaacttTAA
- the LOC18610657 gene encoding uncharacterized protein LOC18610657 isoform X1 encodes MTKPTGTAQEEFSAEEEEQQESSEEVDSLQVAQGARERSAGQINETYETQSEKGDDGDNVNIQGGGDQHPMSQSETESCDETEGSKRDDVKGQGGDDQDQGGAGASRFLLIGQKRGRAGDPTHVASSSELKPRKKGELELPGCPPMCYVCQKTFPTWRGVFGHLRSHNRQTPGAFPPPTFTPVGSPEGKNGDNPLTHELAPMMLNLARETLGKMHQDHLSRSATVSAGGASSSMRIFGMDLSESRNRTTPFLFDLNEPAPEEEDDADDGKN; translated from the coding sequence ATGACCAAACCCACAGGAACCGCCCAAGAGGAATTCTCCGCAGAGGAGGAGGAGCAGCAAGAATCGTCTGAGGAGGTAGACAGCCTTCAAGTCGCGCAGGGTGCCCGAGAGAGGAGTGCAGGGCAGATCAATGAGACCTACGAGACTCAATCCGAGAAAGGTGATGACGGAGACAATGTGAACATTCAGGGTGGTGGTGATCAACACCCAATGAGCCAGAGTGAAACCGAGAGTTGTGATGAGACGGAGGGAAGTAAACGAGACGATGTGAAGGGCCAGGGCGGTGATGATCAGGATCAGGGTGGTGCTGGGGCGAGTAGATTTTTACTTATTGGCCAAAAAAGAGGAAGAGCCGGTGATCCTACTCATGTTGCCTCCAGCAGTGAGttgaaaccaaggaagaaagGGGAACTGGAACTTCCCGGTTGCCCCCCTATGTGTTACGTATGCCAAAAAACTTTTCCGACGTGGAGGGGAGTGTTTGGACATCTCAGATCCCACAACAGGCAGACCCCTGGGGCATTCCCCCCACCAACATTTACTCCCGTGGGCTCTCCGGAAGGGAAAAATGGTGACAACCCCTTGACGCATGAACTGGCCCCCATGATGTTGAACTTGGCTCGTGAAACCTTGGGAAAGATGCATCAAGATCATCTGTCAAGGAGTGCTACTGTTTCAGCAGGGGGTGCTTCTTCGTCAATGAGAATCTTTGGCATGGATCTCAGTGAGTCTAGAAATAGAACTACTCCTTTCCTGTTTGATCTAAATGAGCCAGCACCAGAGGAAGAGgatgatgctgatgatggCAAAAATTAA